One window from the genome of Clupea harengus chromosome 19, Ch_v2.0.2, whole genome shotgun sequence encodes:
- the kiaa1522 gene encoding LOW QUALITY PROTEIN: uncharacterized protein KIAA1522 homolog (The sequence of the model RefSeq protein was modified relative to this genomic sequence to represent the inferred CDS: deleted 2 bases in 1 codon; substituted 1 base at 1 genomic stop codon) has protein sequence MVVILSKNISCLLSLFKKKVGPKESEQGRLTVRYTASQHHQEDEQARLTGHHRASQHFQENVFIEGSRPKHLQDLHTEAQEGLKNLLREEHKNGVDYRTDPTTSPVSPWPKRDGSSTLREEQEASGNIAAADSSTSSASVGSSVSTRPVLTRQGSTFKPLNPARRPDKSKKRSRRTTIMGIPQQVQRELVMQRAALPPQHPAGDGLSSLDVVIIPTIDGESPAANREGVRVHLQSIEALQAASREEQLLRQHLQALYRDDLSFAHRAAGPRAAPLQRPKSLAVPGLSSSSFLQELQGPVMSISPQATYLSKIIPNAILPAAVDVIQIDRSRSQGSVRTAASKSSLASSGGGSPGSSRSGGGGDTQEPPPSSSSSSHWSQSQSSETIVSNSNSTVSSRAGSRGGTSTAADRTTTEGTDVNSAHAASRGTRGYTSSFCSERKGATQRAAESRAATVAQLHDDDDDDDDDDDDDGDDDGDGRENVRNSRGVFFSRSLSVMKTKQPPAPPRRTFSLHHEEKITRRSREPVVDVKDSGNMEVGGTGQGSAGSAAGSPSHSSPSVSSTVTEDSRRRSSSGVSSPPLSPEDLLPCMVRRSESSSSSSPQNASSTAGSSQCDSRTLSPSSGYSSQSGTPTLSPKQICPPHXRQICPPPLEKQRTKPPKPERTGSSKTSLAVSGSSLVVGSLSSAVVSDPTRQESTHSTTPPPQSLKAPPPQSLKAPPPQTAPPPSSLHLRDLLNIPPPPQVKAPSPPPPETWAHNRRTFDLLCGPPPDPSKLLQLQMPRGVHQTHSTESLMEQPAGPASHGDGPASNVAVPASKGAGPASNVAGPNSKAAGPASIAAGPDSKTVGPDLKADGPASKAAGPASKAAGPASNAADHASNGIGPASTGVGPASKAPASGEDGNVSQLENQESESEVKVKEDRVPVQTLERTTASTCEPPAVRSTGSGSERESQSAGSGSERESQSADTVVRHVTEREHQDVHRREDTCLEADKQNIPEMSNRDKGRGSKSEVTKGRGSNSEVTKGPAVPKKEPPPVMKKSVRIKQGQKPEKVQPSTQAHTNNTATAEEVCICPSPHTNTATAEVCICPSPETTPSLAEETDATSEAQAVTGGANAKDANAEGANAKDANAGDANAKDANTGGANAKDANAGDANAKGANAKGANAKDANAGGANAKDANAGDSTPPPPEGDQEQLLLMECVWPPPPPPPPLEDLPESAYGGQDEATPSQLEQPHPEGPRAEAIGAVQEMELEALEASGGDAHTRSHTRTHTHTHTRSHTHTHETSAGDACEEPPCTDPELDEESQPDKTIPEKPVTTPPSVPKATPPSLPEATPPSVPEATPPSLPEATPPSFPEATPPSLPEATPPSLPEATPPSFLEATPPSLPEATPPSLPEATPPSLPEATPPSLPEATPPSLPEAKQRQQKIMSTVDHAVDEARPGERLVRPGERLTDVQPGERLTEVRPGERLVRPGERLTEARPGERLAEVRPGERLAEVRPGERLTEVRPGERLTEVQPGERLTEVRPGERLTEVRPGERLTEVRPGERLTEVRPGERLVRPGERLTEVQPGERLTEVRPGERLTEVQPGERLTEVRPGERLTEVRPGERLTEVQPGERLTEVQPGERLVRPGERLTEVQPGERLTEVQPGERLTEVRPGERLVRPGERLTERSEDMDPSKDLRAQTEQPTLSEAPPTPSEAPPAPQEAPPPPPSTTENPPEPQRSGQRSGPTPSLPNIPLATPSLLQLVRRRGNQVIAPPPGNIAPPPGNAPSTDSTQSQSPGQAVPQKPIRKSLCLKAGAPLALKTPPAPASTSTPPSLRLQEAIRLKTAAMSSRDGLHARLCLRSSMASLHSSCDTPANASSLSPAGGDAQHTSPASAANFIFSKSTKKVVMETPSSGPPEMQSGLRQSLAAGSRQVVMEQVSDQAKPVVTNGTSKPAKLPPPPVAKKPPHATNSSEVTAAKQGSRGETQPSTPGAAGGDGGPSGGGSMVPTARQRAQTAGEPNAAGGADRSNTEVS, from the exons ATGGTGGTCATCCTGAGTAAAAATATCAGCTGCTTGCTCTCGCTCTTCAAGAAGAAGG TTGGGCCGAAGGAGAGCGAACAGGGCAGACTGACGGTGCGTTATACAGCATCGCAGCACCACCAGGAGGACGAGCAGGCCAGACTGACGGGGCATCACAGGGCATCGCAGCACTTCCAGGAGAACGTCTTCATCGAGGGCAGCAGGCCCAAACACCTGCAGGACCTGCACACGGAGGCGCAGGAGGGCCTGAAGAACCTGCTgcgggagg AACATAAAAATGGTGTGGACTACCGGACTGACCCGACTACT tctcCAGTCAGCCCCTGGCCAAAGAGAGATGGCAGCTCCACTCTCAGAGAGGAGCAAGAAGCGTCCGGGAACATCGCTGCTGCCGACTCCTCAACATCCTCAGCATCTGTGGGGTCGTCCGTCTCCACAAGGCCAGTGCTCACACGCCAAG GCTCGACGTTCAAGCCCCTGAACCCTGCGAGGCGGCCCGACAAAAGcaagaagaggagcagaagaaccACCATCATGGGCATACCGCAGCAGGTCCAGAGGGAGTTGG TCATGCAGAGGGCAGCCTTGCCACCGCAGCATCCAGCAGGGGACGGCTTGAGTTCCCTTGATGTTGTGATCATCCCCACGATCGACGGGGAGTCGCCAGCAGCCAACCGCGAGGGCGTGCGAGTGCACCTGCAGAGCATCGAGGCCCTCCAGGCAGCCTCCCGAGAGGAGCAGCTCCTGCGGCAGCACCTCCAGGCCCTCTACAGGGACGACCTGTCCTTTGCCCACAGAGCCGCCGGCCCCCGAGCGGCACCCCTGCAGCGGCCCAAGTCCCTGGCAGTGCCCGGCCTCTCTTCCTCGAGCTTCCTGCAGGAGCTTCAAGGGCCCGTCATGTCCATCTCCCCCCAGGCCACCTACCTGTCCAAGATCATCCCCAACGCAATCCTCCCCGCCGCTGTCGACGTCATCCAGATCGACCGCAGTCGCAGCCAGGGCAGCGTGCGCACCGCCGCCAGCAAGAGCAGCCTGGCCTCCTCCGGGGGGGGCAGCCCGGGGTCATCtcgttcggggggggggggagacaccCAGGAgccgccgccctcctcctcctccagctcacaCTGGAGCCAATCGCAGTCCTCCGAGACCATCGTGTCCAACTCCAACTCCACCGTCTCCTCCAGGGCAGGCAGCCGTGGCGGCACCTCCACAGCGGCGGACCGCACCACTACGGAGGGCACAGATGTGAACTCGGCCCACGCCGCCAGCAGAGGCACCAGGGGCTACACGAGCTCCTTCTGCTCCGAGAGGAAAGGCGCCACCCAGAGGGCAGCAGAGTCGAGGGCGGCCACTGTGGCCCAGctgcatgatgatgatgatgatgatgatgatgatgatgatgatgatggtgatgatgatggtgacggCAGGGAGAATGTCAGGAACAGCCGGGGGGTGTTTTTTTCACGCAGTCTCTCTGTGATGAAGACCAAACAGCCCCCCGCGCCCCCGAGGAGGACGTTCTCTCTGCACCACGAGGAGAAGATCACGAGGAGGTCGAGGGAGCCGGTGGTGGACGTGAAGGACTCGGGCAATATGGAGGTGGGGGGTACGGGGCAGGGGAGTGCAGGAAGTGCAGCAGGAAGCCCCAGTCACTCCTCTCCCAGCGTCTCCAGCACGGTGACGGAAGACTCCCGCCGCCGATCCTCCTCCGGCGTCTCCAGCCCTCCCCTGAGCCCTGAGGACCTGCTGCCCTGCATGGTGCGCCGGTCCGAGTCGAGCAGCAGCTCGTCCCCACAGAACGCTTCTTCCACTGCAGGGAGCAGCCAGTGTGACAGCAGGACTTTATCGCCCTCTAGTGGTTACTCCAGCCAGAGCGGCACCCCCACACTTTCTCCAAAGCAGATCTGCCCCCCCCACTAGAGA CagatctgcccccccccactgGAGAAGCAGAGGACTAAGCCTCCAAAGCCAGAGAGGACCGGCTCATCAAAGACGTCACTGGCAGTCTCTGGCTCCTCCTTGGTCGTCGGATCTCTGTCCTCGGCTGTGGTGTCTGATCCAACACGGCaggaaagcacacacagcaccacacctcctcctcagtcgCTCAAAGCCCCTCCTCCTCAGTCGCTCAAAGCCCCTCCTCCTCAGACagctcctcccccctcctcgtTACACCTCAGGGATCTCCTCAACATTCCACCGCCCCCCCAGGTGAAAgccccctcgcccccccctCCTGAGACATGGGCACACAACAGACGCACCTTTGACCTCCTGTGTGGTCCGCCTCCAGACCCCAGTAAGCTTCTGCAGCTACAGATGCCGAGAGGCGTTCACCAGACCCACAGCACAGAGTCCCTCATGGAGCAGCCTGCAGGCCCCGCCTCTCATGGTGATGGCCCCGCTTCTAATGTAGCTGTCCCCGCCTCTAAGGGTGCTGGCCCCGCCTCTAATGTGGCTGGCCCCAACTCTAAGGCTGCTGGCCCCGCCTCTATTGCTGCTGGTCCCGACTCTAAGACTGTTGGTCCCGACTTAAAGGCTGATGGCCCCGCCTCTAAGGCTGCTGGCCCCGCCTCTAAGGCTGCTGGCCCCGCCTCTAATGCTGCTGACCACGCCTCTAATGGTATTGGTCCCGCCTCTACGGGTGTTGGCCCCGCCTCTAAGGCACCAGCCAGTGGTGAGGATGGGAATGTCTCTCAGTTGGAAAACCAGGAAAGTGAAAGTGAGGTGAAAGTCAAGGAAGACCGAGTACCGGTTCAGACACTTGAAAGGACGACTGCAAGTACATGTGAGCCTCCGGCCGTGAGGAGTACTGGGTCGGGATCAGAGCGGGAGAGTCAGAGTGCTGGGTCGGGATCAGAGCGGGAGAGTCAGAGTGCTGATACTGTTGTCAGGCATGTGACAGAGCGGGAGCATCAGGATGTTCATCGGAGGGAAGACACTTGTCTGGAGGCGGACAAACAGAACATCCCTGAGATGTCAAACAGGGACAAGGGTCGAGGGTCAAAGAGTGAGGTCACAAAGGGTCGAGGGTCAAACAGTGAGGTCACAAAGGGTCCTGCAGTGCCAAAGAAAGAGCCGCCGCCGGTCATGAAGAAGAGCGTCAGAATCAAGCAGGGACAGAAACCGGAGAAGGTCCAGCccagcacacaggcacacaccaacaacaccgCCACGGCCGAGGaggtgtgtatctgtccttcaccacacaccaacaccgcCACGGCCGAGGTGTGTATCTGTCCGTCACCAGAGACAACCCCCTCGCTAGCCGAGGAGACAGACGCCACATCTGAGGCCCAGGCTGTCACTGGGGGTGCTAACGCTAAGGATGCTAACGCTGAGGGTGCTAACGCTAAGGATGCTAACGCTGGGGATGCTAACGCTAAGGATGCTAACACTGGGGGTGCTAACGCTAAGGATGCTAACGCTGGGGATGCTAACGCTAAGGGTGCTAACGCTAAGGGTGCTAATGCTAAGGATGCTAACGCTGGGGGTGCTAACGCTAAGGATGCTAACGCTGGGG ATTCAACCCCGCCGCCCCCTGAGGGGGACCAGGAGCAGCTGCTCCTCATGGAGTGTGTCTGGcctccgccccctccccctccacccctggaGGACCTGCCAGAGTCGGCCTACGGGGGACAGGATGAGGCG ACTCCGTCACAGCTGGAGCAACCTCACCCCGAGGGTCCGAGGGCGGAGGCCATTGGAGCAGTCCAGGAAATGGAGCTGGAAGCACTGGAGGCCTCAGGgggtgacgcacacacacgctcacacacacgcacacacacgcacacgcacacacgctcacacacacacacgcatgagaCCTCAGCGGGTGACGCGTGTGAAGAGCCGCCCTGTACAGATCCAGAGTTAGACGAGGAGTCACAACCTGACAAGACAATCCCAGAAAAGCCAGTTACAACACCTCCTTCCGTACCTAAGGCCACACCTCCTTCCTTACCTGAGGCCACACCTCCTTCCGTACCTGAGGCCACACCTCCTTCTTTACCTGAGGCCACACCTCCTTCCTTCCCTGAGGCCACACCTCCTTCCTTACCTGAGGCCACACCTCCTTCCTTACCTGAGGCCAcacctccttccttccttgaGGCCACACCTCCTTCCTTACCTGAGGCCACACCTCCTTCCTTACCTGAGGCCACACCTCCTTCCTTACCTGAGGCCACACCTCCTTCCTTACCTGAGGCCACACCTCCTTCCTTACCTGAGGCCAAACAACGCCAGCAGAAGATTATGTCAACAGTAGATCATGCAGTCGATGAAGCCCGACCAGGTGAGCGTCTCGTCCGACCAGGTGAGCGTCTCACTGATGTTCAACCAGGTGAGCGTCTCACTGAAGTTCGACCAGGTGAGCGTCTCGTCCGACCAGGTGAGCGTCTCACGGAAGCCCGACCAGGTGAGCGTCTCGCGGAAGTTCGACCAGGTGAGCGTCTCGCTGAAGTTCGACCAGGTGAGCGTCTCACTGAAGTTCGACCAGGTGAGCGTCTCACTGAAGTTCAACCAGGTGAGCGTCTCACTGAAGTTCGACCAGGTGAGCGTCTCACTGAAGTTCGACCAGGTGAGCGTCTCACTGAAGTTCGACCAGGTGAGCGTCTCACTGAAGTTCGACCAGGTGAGCGTCTCGTCCGACCAGGTGAGCGTCTCACTGAAGTTCAACCAGGTGAGCGTCTCACTGAAGTTCGACCAGGTGAGCGTCTCACTGAAGTTCAACCAGGTGAGCGTCTCACTGAAGTTCGACCAGGTGAGCGTCTCACTGAAGTTCGACCAGGTGAGCGTCTCACTGAAGTTCAACCAGGTGAGCGTCTCACTGAAGTTCAACCAGGTGAGCGTCTCGTCCGACCAGGTGAGCGTCTCACTGAAGTTCAACCAGGTGAGCGTCTCACTGAAGTTCAACCAGGTGAGCGTCTCACTGAAGTTCGACCAGGTGAGCGTCTCGTCCGACCAG GTGAGCGTCTCACGGAGCGCTCTGAGGACATGGACCCCTCCAAAGACCTACGGGCTCAAACAGAACAACCAACCCTGTCAGAGGCCCCGCCCACCCCGTCAGAGGCCCCGCCTGCCCCACAAGAGGCCCCGCCCCCACCACCATCCACCACTGAGAATCCTCCTGAACCACAAAGGTCGGGTCAAAGGTCGGGTCCCACGCCCTCCCTGCCCAACATCCCCCTGGCCACGCCCTCCCTGTTGCAGCTGGTGCGGCGGCGTGGCAACCAGGTGATCGCCCCGCCCCCTGGTAACATCGCCCCGCCCCCTGGTAACGCACCCAGCACTGATAGCACACAGAGCCAAAGCCCGGGCCAAGCCGTACCCCAAAAACCCATCCGCAAGTCACTGTGTCTGAAAGCAGGCGCCCCCCTGGCGCTGAAGACCCCCCCGGCCCCGGCCTCGACCtcgacccccccctccctgcgcCTGCAGGAGGCCATCCGCTTGAAGACAGCCGCCATGAGCTCCAGGGACGGCCTCCACGCCAGACTCTGTTTGCGTTCCTCCATGGCCTCGCTCCACAGCAGCTGCGACACGCCTGCCAACGCCTCCTCCCTGTCCCCAGCAGGGGGCGACGCACAACACACGTCTCCAGCCTCCGCTGCCAACTTCATCTTCTCCAAGAGCACAAAGAAGGTCGTCATGGAAACGCCCTCCTCTGGCCCCCCCGAGATGCAGTCGGGGCTCAGACAGAGCCTGGCGGCCGGGTCGAGGCAGGTCGTCATGGAGCAGGTGTCCGATCAGGCTAAGCCGGTAGTCACCAACGGCACCAGCAAACCGGCGAAGCTGCCGCCGCCTCCCGTCGCCAAAAAGCCGCCGCACGCGACAAACTCCTCCGAGGTCACAGCGGCTAAGCAGGGGAGCCGGGGTGAGACGCAGCCGTCTACGCCAGGAGCGGCAGGGGGCGACGGGGGGCCCAGCGGGGGAGGCAGCATGGTGCCAACTGCCCGTCAGCGGGCACAGACGGCAGGGGAGCCGAATGCAGCAG GAGGAGCGGACAGATCAAACACTGAAGTTTCATGA